One part of the Anaeromyxobacter sp. Fw109-5 genome encodes these proteins:
- a CDS encoding LysR substrate-binding domain-containing protein, producing MDVRELRAFVIVASELNFRRAADRLHMSQPPLSRLIAGLERDLRVRLLERSTRSVSLTPAGRLLFREAPAVLDRMEALEQRVRERGRSAGQATRIGLSPAGFATWVPERVARFERDGAAGGVELTSNVPDRLLRDLRLGRLDAICLETAEGEAPGLERWVVHEDTVGVLLPSTHRWARRRSLGLMDLEGETLIVHPRHEHAHLYERQQRTLREAGIRYRLYTKRPTESCAILVARGKGLLLSARSYARQRPSNTRFVPLRERGLKFQVALLWRKDAAGPEILRLLEWLRRSAPRRG from the coding sequence ATGGACGTCCGCGAGCTCCGCGCCTTCGTGATCGTCGCGTCCGAGCTGAACTTCCGGCGCGCCGCCGACCGGCTGCACATGAGCCAGCCGCCGCTGAGCCGGCTCATCGCCGGGCTCGAGCGCGACCTCCGCGTCCGGCTCCTCGAGCGCAGCACGCGATCGGTCTCGCTCACGCCGGCGGGCCGGCTCCTGTTCCGCGAGGCGCCCGCGGTCCTGGATCGCATGGAGGCGCTCGAGCAGCGGGTGCGCGAGCGCGGGAGGTCCGCCGGGCAGGCGACGCGAATCGGCCTCTCGCCCGCGGGATTCGCGACGTGGGTCCCGGAGCGGGTCGCGCGGTTCGAACGGGACGGTGCTGCGGGCGGCGTCGAGCTCACGTCGAACGTCCCGGATCGCCTGCTGCGCGACCTGCGCCTCGGACGCCTCGACGCCATCTGCCTCGAGACGGCGGAGGGCGAGGCGCCCGGCCTCGAGCGCTGGGTCGTCCACGAGGACACGGTCGGCGTGCTTCTGCCGAGCACGCACCGCTGGGCGAGGCGGAGGAGCCTCGGCCTGATGGACCTCGAGGGCGAGACCCTGATCGTCCACCCCCGCCACGAGCACGCGCACCTGTACGAGAGGCAGCAGCGGACGCTCCGGGAAGCAGGGATCCGTTACCGGCTCTACACGAAGAGACCGACCGAGAGCTGCGCGATCCTGGTCGCGCGCGGGAAGGGACTCCTGCTGTCGGCGCGTTCCTACGCCCGGCAGCGGCCGTCGAACACCCGCTTCGTCCCGCTGCGGGAGCGAGGCCTGAAGTTCCAGGTCGCGCTCCTCTGGCGGAAGGACGCCGCTGGTCCCGAGATTCTGCGGCTCCTCGAATGGCTGCGGCGGAGCGCGCCGCGGCGCGGATGA
- a CDS encoding STAS domain-containing protein, with the protein MAPPGSPGIRVEDGAVRCSGSWTIDRIGRVERALRGLAWPRGAAVVVDASAVGSMDTAGAWLLKRTARGLERSGRTVTLRLRPEHEALLEVVTSSGVVAAPPRARDRPRVLATFGRGAWKAARELGGLVTFFGEITVTAARARTGPLRVRWRQVLQHVPA; encoded by the coding sequence ATGGCCCCTCCGGGCTCCCCCGGCATCCGAGTCGAAGACGGCGCGGTGCGCTGCAGCGGCTCGTGGACAATCGATCGCATTGGCCGCGTGGAACGAGCTCTTCGGGGGCTCGCGTGGCCGAGGGGCGCCGCGGTCGTGGTCGACGCCTCCGCGGTCGGGTCGATGGACACGGCCGGCGCCTGGCTGCTGAAGCGGACCGCGCGCGGGCTCGAGCGCAGCGGACGCACGGTCACCCTGAGGCTCCGCCCCGAGCACGAGGCGCTCCTCGAGGTCGTGACGTCCTCGGGCGTCGTTGCCGCGCCGCCGCGTGCGCGCGACCGACCGCGCGTCCTCGCGACGTTCGGGCGCGGGGCGTGGAAGGCCGCTCGCGAGCTCGGCGGCCTCGTCACCTTCTTCGGCGAGATCACCGTCACGGCGGCCCGCGCGCGCACCGGCCCACTCCGAGTCCGCTGGCGACAGGTGCTGCAGCACGTGCCGGCGTGA